From the genome of Planctomycetota bacterium:
TCTCGTAGAAACTCTCGAACATGCAACTGGCGCACGCGAGCGAGCTGTCGCGGCGCACGGCCCGGTACAGCAGTTCGACGAACCGCGGGTGCGCGACGTCGTCGCCGTCGATCGGCACGACCCAGGGCGTGCGCGCGTGGCGGAAGCCGTGGTTGCGGGCCGAGCCCAGGCCGCCGTTCTTCTTGTGCAGCACGGTGTAGCCGGCGCGAGAGAGATCGTCGAGCAGGGCGAGCGAGTCGGGCTCGGTGGAGCCGTCGTTGATGATGAGCAGGTCGAAGTCGGCGTGCGTCTGGCGCTTCAGCGAGTCGAGCGTGTCGGGCAGGAACCTGCCGACGTTGTAGAACGGGATGATGACGGTGATGTCGGGCGTGCGGACGCCGCCGGCACGGCCCGCGGCCCGGGGTTCGGCCCCTTCGGGCCCGGTTTCTTGAGGCCCGGTTTCTTGAGGCCGGGCGGCACGGGCGTCCCGCCTGTGCGCCTCGACGATCGCTTCCAGCCCCTGCGCGATCGCACCCGCGTCGCTCAACTCGCGCGCCCGCACCGACGCCGCGGCCCCGAGGCGCGCCCGCAACCCCTCATCTCCCAGCGCCCGCGCCAACACGTCCGCGAGTGCGCCCGGGTCGTCGGCGCGGCACACCAGCCCGCTCACCTCGTGCTGCACGAGTTCCGGCAGGCTCCCGCCGTCGCCCGCGACCACGCACGCCCCCAGCGCCATCGCCTCGATGCACGCGTACGAGTACGAATCCCACAGCGACGGGCACGCCACCACCGCCGCCCCGCGGATGGCGCGGCGGAGGTCTTCTCGCGCCACCGGCCCCTCGTACCGCAGGTGCTCGCGGTGCGCTTCGGGCGTGCGCCGGTCCATGTGCTCGCGCATCGAGCGGCCGAACGGCCCGGTCGTCGTGTCGCCACCGATGAACCGCACGCGCAGGCGGTGCCCGCGGTCGAGCAGCATCGACGCCGCCTCCGCCAGCACGTGCGCACCCTTGCACAACTGCGTCCGCCCGACGAACACGATCTCCGGCACGTCCGTCCGCGCCGGCTCGGGCACGTCGCGCGTCCACGCCGAGAGATCCAGCGGCAGGCGCAGCAGGCGGAACGGCGGCACGCCCGCGCGGGGCGAGGCCTGCGCCACGTCCCGGCGCATCCGCTCGAGCATCGCCGCGCTCGCGCCCAGCACCACGTCCGCCTCGCCCGCCGACCACCGCTCCAGATGGTCCAGGTGCGCGATCTCCACGTCCATCGTCGGCGTGCGGTCCACCTCGCGGCAGAGGTACAGCGGGGTGTGCAGGCGCACGCCCAGCACCGCGGACGCAAAGTCGCCCAGCGTGCGCTTCGCGCGGCACGACCAGTACCCCTGCCCCTGGTACTCCGGGAACTCGATGTAGTCGAACGGCGTCGCCTCGTGCAGCGGGCGGAGCGCGTCGAGGATCGCCATGCTCATCCGCGACGCGAACGAGTAGTGCGCACCCGGCAACGCCGCCCGACCGGCGTTCACGTCAAAGGCGTGAAACCGCGCGCCCGGCGCCGCCGCGGCGCCGCGTTCGGGCAGCCCCTCGAACGCCTGCGTGAGGACGTGCACCTCGTGCCCGCGGGCGAGGAGCGCCCGGGCCATCTCGAGGATGTACGTCGCCAGGCCGCCCCCGACGAACGGGGCGACCTCGCTGGAAACGAGGCAGATCCGCATGATCCCTCCGCGGACGGTGGGGTGCGGCGTCCGCCCCTCGCGTCGCGGTCGATCGTAGGCGACGGGCTCCGCGACCCGTCCTTGGACGCTGCGTCCGGACGGGGCCTACAGGCGATCGAACAGGCGCGCCACCGACGCCAGGTCCGGCACTTCCAGGTCCGGCTCGCTCGCGGGCGGGTGTGCCGGCGCGACCCCCACGCCTCCCCGGCGCGACGGGCGATTCACGCGAATGGTCGGCATGCCCAGCGCCCGGGCGGGCGCGATGTCGTGGTAGCGGCTCTGGGCCACGTGCAGCACCGACGCCGGCGGCAGGCCGAGCAGCGCGAGCGCCACGCGGAAGTGGCGCGGGTCGGGCTTGTAACTGCGGCAGTACGACGCCGTCACCACGTACGCGAACTCCACGCCCAGCGCCTCGCGCGTGGCGTCGAAGAGGTCGTCGTCGACGTTCGAGCAGACGACCAGCGGGACGCGCGCCGCCAGCGACGCGAGGGCCGCACGGGTATCCGTGAACAGAGGCCATCGGGCTAGCGACGCGGGGAGGTGCTCGAGTTCCTTTTCTTCGAGCGCGAACCCGCAGCGTTCGGCGAAGCGCGCCGTGACGCCCCGCAGGACCTCGCGGTAGGGCGTGTACTCGCCGCTTTCTTCCGCCGCCTCGTACGCCGCGTACGACGCGAGCACGTCCTCGTCGGGCAGGGGCGCGCCCCGCACCGCGAGGAGCGGCTTGAGGGCGCGCAGGATGCCGGCCTCCCAGTCCACGAGCGTGCCGTAGCAGTCGAAGGTGATCGCGCGGATGGCGCCGAGGTCCGGGCGGGTCACGAGCGGCCTCCCAGGCGGCGGAGCCGGCGGACGAACGCCGCCTTCATCATGACCGTGCCCACCAGGAACACCGGCACGCCGCACGCCCCGACGACAACGCCGGTCAGCATGTCGGACTTGAGGTCCGGGCCCGAGGCGCTTTCATCCAGCGGGCGTTCCAGGGCCTGCTGGTAGGTGCGGATGAGCGGCAGCACGCCCCGCACGATGCCGAAGAGCATCACGGCGCCGCCGACGAGCGTCAGCACGAGTCCCAGTGTTCCTCGCAACCGATTTTCCTCTTCAGGTCCGCCCCTCGGGGCGATAAACTCACCGGACTCGGGTGCGGGTGCCCGGCGGGCCCCCGCCCGTGTTCGCGCCCGTCCTCCTGAGGCTAGGCGACGAGTTTTCGGACCAGGGCACATCGAGGAGTCCCCCCATGACCACCCCGCGGCATGACCGGCGCCGGCAGGCATCCCCCCCGTTCGAGGCGCTCGAAAGCCGCCTCGCCCTCGCCGCCGACTTCACCGTGAGCGTGGACGCGCTGTTCAACGATTACGACCAGCGGCGCCAGGTGGACGTCATCCGCCTGAACGCCACGGTGCAGAACGTGGGAGACCGCAACTTCTTCGGGCGGGGCGAGGTCGAGTTCTACCTGTCGCTCGACCAAACCTTCGACGATAGCGACCGCCTCTTCGCCACCGAGACCATCCAGCGCATGCCGCGCCTGGGGCTGTCGACGCGGGTCCGCCTCGATGTGCCCGAGCCCGCGCTGCTCGACCCCGCCGAGGGCGACCCCGTCTCGCCCAACGAGTACTTCATCATCGCGCGCGTCGTCGCGGGCAACGGCACGCTGGACGAGAACCCGGGCAACGACACCGCCTCGACCTTCGCGAGCGCCTCGATCCTCTACGAGTTCGGCACCATCAACAACCGCAACGTCCCCTTCTCGTACACCCAGTCCGACGGCACGCGGATCACCCTCCGCCTCGACGGGCCCGGCGCCGGCAACCTCGCGCCCCAGGACGGCCGCATTCTCCTCGTGGTCACCGGCACCACCGAACGCTCCACCCTGCGCATCTCCACCGACCGCGCGGGGCGCACCGCCGAGTTCGGCCAGATCAACATTCCCGGCAGCCTGAAGGAGATCCTCGCCGAGCGCGTCGTCATGACCGGCACGCTCACCGTCGGCGGGAGCGTCGGCTACGTCCGCCTGGGCGGGCTCCAGAACGGACAGCTCCAGATCAGCGGGTTCTCGTTCTCGCAGTCGCTCGACCTCGGCGACGTCCGCGACGCCGTCGTCTCGTCGGGCTCGTTCATCGATTCCCTGAGCGTCTCGCGCTGGATCAACACCGACCAGTCGCCCGACGTGCTCGAGGCCGCCTTCATCAGCGGCATCTCCTCCAACGGCGACTTCCACCCCAACGTCACCCTCGCCACCAGCAACTCCAACTCGCAGAGCATCGACTCGGCGCGCATCCGGGGCTCGGTCGGCGGGCTGTGGAACATCGCCTCGAGCATCGGCTTCGCCGAGTTCGGCTCGACGCTCCCCTCGTTCCGCGCCACGGTGAACGGCATCGTGGAGACCTTCCGCACCCGGCGCGATTTCCAGGGCATCCTCGCCGCCCCGCTCATCATCACCCTTGACGTCGGGCGCGACATGCTCGGCGCCCGCGTCCTCGCCGGCGCCACGCTGGGCTCGGACGTCGACCTCGGCGGGGCGGGCACGAACGCCGACAGCTTCCGCAACGGCTCGTTCCAGACGATCCTCGTCCGCGGGCGCATGGTCAACTCGCTCGTCGCGGCCGGGCTCTTCACCGACGACGCCATCCTCCTCGACGACGACGACCGCCTCATCATCAGCGGCGACGCCGGCAGCGTCATCCAGAACGTCGAGGTGCGTCGCGACGTCACGAACAGCGTCTTCGTCGCCCCCACCGTCCCCTCGGTCGTGCGCATCAACAACCGCGACGTCAACACCGAGGGCGACCAGCGGTTCATCATCCAGGTGCCCGTGCCCGAGGGCACCGTGCTGCCGAACTTTGATCCCATCGCCCCGCCCCCGCCCGTGTCCGACCCCGGCTCGGGCGGCTCGGGAGGCTCCGGCGGCTCGAGCGGGGGCGACTCCAGCACCGGCGGCGCGGTGTCCATCCTCCGCCGCCTGCGGGGCGGGCGCTAGCCCCGCCTTCAGTCCGGCCGCACCGTCCGCTGCTCGACCCGCTTCTGGCTGGTCGTGCGCACCACCCGGTTCACGAAACTCCCGGGCGTGTGCACGTGGTCGGGGTCGATCCCGCCGAGCGCGTCGAGCTCGTCGACCTCGGCGATCACGAACGCCGCGGCCGTCGCCATCATCGGGTTGAAGTTGCGCGCCGTCTTGCGGTACACGAGGTTCCCGAACGGATCGGCCCGGTGCGCCTTCACCAGCGCCAGGTCCGCGTACAGCCCCGTCTCGAGCACGTAGTCGCGCGCGTCGCCCCGCTGGAACGCGGCGGCGTCGTTGTTCACGCCGGGCCGCCCCGCGAACGACCTGCCGGGGATGGTCG
Proteins encoded in this window:
- a CDS encoding glycosyltransferase, translated to MRICLVSSEVAPFVGGGLATYILEMARALLARGHEVHVLTQAFEGLPERGAAAAPGARFHAFDVNAGRAALPGAHYSFASRMSMAILDALRPLHEATPFDYIEFPEYQGQGYWSCRAKRTLGDFASAVLGVRLHTPLYLCREVDRTPTMDVEIAHLDHLERWSAGEADVVLGASAAMLERMRRDVAQASPRAGVPPFRLLRLPLDLSAWTRDVPEPARTDVPEIVFVGRTQLCKGAHVLAEAASMLLDRGHRLRVRFIGGDTTTGPFGRSMREHMDRRTPEAHREHLRYEGPVAREDLRRAIRGAAVVACPSLWDSYSYACIEAMALGACVVAGDGGSLPELVQHEVSGLVCRADDPGALADVLARALGDEGLRARLGAAASVRARELSDAGAIAQGLEAIVEAHRRDARAARPQETGPQETGPEGAEPRAAGRAGGVRTPDITVIIPFYNVGRFLPDTLDSLKRQTHADFDLLIINDGSTEPDSLALLDDLSRAGYTVLHKKNGGLGSARNHGFRHARTPWVVPIDGDDVAHPRFVELLYRAVRRDSSLACASCMFESFYETPGEAVSGYVPLAIDRNLLAYHNIGGPGAASILSREVVLGVGGYDEWLTSFEDWDLWCTLATRGYRGVAIPEFLLYYRLRPGSLIRSEALHRWHALKAYIIAKHPGLMARPDVTLRMQLAETYQEKERAHALAAEVESLRARLAALEQGGPAPMSAPPHDHVEIEVKKRLAENLRYRLADKVNDTIGALGVKRLAKDAAMGVEKLFRRG
- a CDS encoding haloacid dehalogenase type II, whose translation is MTRPDLGAIRAITFDCYGTLVDWEAGILRALKPLLAVRGAPLPDEDVLASYAAYEAAEESGEYTPYREVLRGVTARFAERCGFALEEKELEHLPASLARWPLFTDTRAALASLAARVPLVVCSNVDDDLFDATREALGVEFAYVVTASYCRSYKPDPRHFRVALALLGLPPASVLHVAQSRYHDIAPARALGMPTIRVNRPSRRGGVGVAPAHPPASEPDLEVPDLASVARLFDRL